DNA sequence from the Bdellovibrio bacteriovorus genome:
CTATTGACTCGGGTGATAGCTTCACCTTCTTCGACAAAACTAAGAGGACATCCTTTTGCTGCAATCGACATTTGCGCACGCTCGCCAGAAACTGATCCCTCGCGAATTTGTGTATCTCCCCACTGCGCTCCGAAAGCAGGAAAGACTTCACATTCTTTTTTTATTTTCTTTAAAAGAGCCACACCTTCTGGTGAAAGCTTCTCGATGGATTTCTGTCTTTGTTCGACTTCCACTGTTTTTGCGGAAGCTCCACTGACAACGGAAGTGAAGATAGCATTGGGCGCTGGAATGATTTTGACTAAAGCTTTGTTGAGATCTGTGTAGTAAGTGACATCCGCCGCCGTCATCGCATTGGCGGGCTTTTCAAAAGGGCGAAACTGATCGACAGGTGTATCGGGTCCGTCACCGCCTCCGCCTGAACAAGCTGTGATTGTTAACGCCGATACAATTAAAAGAGTAAATTGTTTCATTGAAACCCCTCAGTGTCCCTGAGGAGTATTAAATAACGTCTAAAACCAGAGTCAATATGGGAACTATTACTTCTTTAGGATGACGGGATCGACGATGCTGGGCGCGGACTCTTGGGACTTTTTCTTTTCTTCGGCAACCGTGTGTCCCATTTCATTTTTGTTAGGCTTCTCGTACTGAATGCGCACCTTTTGCAAAGTCTTTTTCACTGAATTTCCTAAGCTCATCTGAGTTTCCATTTCTTCAATGGATTTCACTTCGATGCGCTCGTATTCGCGCTTTTCAGTTTGGCCTTTTTCAGGATAGCGGTATTTCAAAAGCGCCCGCTGCTGATCGTATTCTTTAACATTTGTGTTCAGATCTTTATGCAAAGCTTTCATCTGATTGATGATCTCGGCAACACGAGCAGAGTCTTTTGTTTGTTGTTTCTCAGTGATGAGCTTTTGAATTTCTGTTTCGGCGGAACGCACTTTGGCTTCTAAAGCCTGCACGCGCGCTTGTACAACGGCATAAGAATCTTCGCTGGATTTGATTTCTTTGGGAGGAGCTTCGGCCTTCGCACCCTCTTTAGGGGCTTCGCCATGTTCAGCCGCCGGAGCTTCATTAGCCACCGCCACTGACGAAAGTGTCAAAAAGCTCAACGAAATTTTAAGAACCAGAGAGTACATCTTGCCTCCAAGAAATTTTAAAAGGCAGATATTTAATTCGGTTGATTAAGACGCTGGCTTTAGCCGGAGACAGCCCTTTTAGGACCAGTCTTCCTTGCCCGATTTGATTTAGAAGTTCTGTCACATCCCAACCAAAACGGGAGTCCGTCATAGCTTCTTTAAGCTGCATAACCAGGTGACTGGACTCAATACCTTCGATGATCACCGCATAGGTCATTGGACCAGCTAAAGTGTCGGCATTTGCAAATTCAGTCACATCTGAAAAGTCCGCCGTATCGGGGGTCGCCACATTCGTCGTCGATTCCGGCATGCGATCTAAAGTCTGAGAAAAGTCGTAGGGAGCTTCTTCAAGAGGTACGGAAGGTTCTTCTAAAGCTGTCTCGACAGGTGCATCCACAGGCGTATCGTAAGAAGAGTCCGATGTTTGATAATGATCACCACCGGGAACTTCAAATTCACTGCCCGGTGGAATCTCATCCGCGGGAGTTAAATAAGGATCTTCCTGAGGCGTATTTTCTTCGGGAACTTCTTGAGGAATTTGCCCTTGATAAACAGTCGGCTCAGCGCCGGCAGAAAAATCTTGAGCAGGCTCGACGGGATTTACACCATAGGCATTAAAATCTTGCGGCGTCGGATTTTCGAAAGAAGTGCCCGCTTGAAAATCAGCGCCACCTTCGAATTCTGTACCAGATTGTATTTCAGGTTCCGGCGGAGCTTCAGGTTCATGCTCCGCCATTTCAGGCTGTCCGTTCCAATCGATAAAGTAAACTGCGTTGCAATGGGGGCACGTAAATAACGTCCCCAAATGCTTATCAAGAATCTCTACCGGTGACTGGCAACTCGGACAAGGGATCAACTATCTTTTTCCTTTACCTTGTTTTTCAAGGCGACGACGTTCTTCACGATTCATCGGACGATCATCACGAGGTCCGCTTTGGAAAGTCATCTTGCGTGTGGGCGCATCCGCCGAAGCTTCCACTTCTGGAAGAGTGTGACCAATGTCAGTTTCTGAAGGAGAGGAATAATCCAACTCATCCAGATCCGCTTCCTCCGGGCGCAAGCTCTCAAGAACTTGCTCTTCAGATTGCTGCGCTACCAATTGAACACGCATGATTTTTTCAATCGCATCGCTCTTAATTGTGTTGTTCAAAGTTTCAAAAGCTTTGAAGGCTTCTTTTTTATACTCGATCAAAGGATCTTTCTGAGCATAACCACGAAGACCGATACCTTCTTTTAACTTGTCGATCACGTAAAGATGGTTCTTCCAGTGATGGTCGATGCTTTGAAGAAGAATCATTTTTTGAACTTGTTCAAAGAAAGGACCCATTGAAGATTTTTGTTTTTCAAAAACTTCTTTGACACCGTTTTTCACAGCCTCTGTCACTGTCTCTGAATTGATGGGCATGTTCGCGAAATCAATTTTGAAACCGAAGCTTTGAACAAGAGAATTGTTCAAGCCGTCCATACTCCAATCTTCTTTCTTACCGCCCTCTGGAGCATAAGTATCAAGAAGATTAGAAACGACGTCACCCAACCAGTCCAAAGTAGTTCTTTCGATCTCTTGACCTTCAAGAACTTTGCGGCGCATACCGTAGATCGCGTTTCTTTGCGCGTTCATGACAGAGTCGTACTCCATCAAGTTTTTACGAATATCAAAGTTGTGACCTTCGACTTTGCGTTGCGCACCTTCAATGGCGTTTGTCACCATTTTCGCTGTGATAGGTTCATCTTCAGGGATGTTCAGCATTTCCATGATTTTCTGGATGCGCTCACCATTGAAGATTCTCATCAATTTATCTTCTAGAGATAAGTAAAAACGAGACTCACCTGGGTCCCCTTGACGACCGGCACGACCACGAAGCTGATTGTCGATACGACGAGATTCATGTCTTTCAGTACCGATGATGTAAAGACCACCAAGCTCACGCACTTCCGCGCGCTCTTTTTCAACCTGAGGTTTTACTTTTGCCAAAGCTTCTTGGAATTCTGGAGAGTCATCATTACCAACAGCCGCTTTTGCTAACATTTCCGCGTTACCACCCAGCATGATGTCGGTACCACGACCGGCCATGTTGGTAGCGATAGTGACAGCGCCCTTACGACCCGCTTGCGCTACGATCTCGGCTTCGCGTTCGTGTTGTTTCGCATTAAGTACTTCATGCTTGATACCTTCTTTACGAAGATACGCACTTAAAGATTCAGATTTTTCAATCGACTCGGTACCAACAAGGATCGGCTGACCTTTAGCGATACGTTCTTTGATATCGGCAGTGATTGCTTTGTATTTTGCTTTTTCAGACTTGTAGACAACGTCTTCTTGGTCTTTACGCTGAATCGGTCTGTTTGTTGGAATCACATTCACATCAAGGTTGTAGATTTTTTTGAACTCAACCGCTTCAGTGTCCGCCGTACCCGTCATACCCGAAAGTTTCGTGTACATACGGAAGTAGTTTTGGAAAGTGATTGTCGCCAAAGTTTGGTTTTCAGATTTAACTTCAACGCCTTCTTTAGCTTCGATCGCTTGGTGAAGACCATCACTCCAACGACGACCTGGCATCAAACGACCTGTGAACTCATCCACGATCACGATTTCGCCGTCTTTGATCATGTATTCTACGTCACGACGGTAAAGGTAGTAAGCCTTCAAACCTTGGTAAACGTGGTGAAGAATTTCGATGTTTTGTGGATCGTAAAGATTTGAAAGACCCATCAACTCTTCAACTTTCGCGTTACCTTCGTCAGTCAAAGAAGCTGTTTTCGTTTTTTCTTCCATCGTGAAGTGCACATCACGCTTCAAGTGAGGGATGATCGCGTTCACCGCGTAGTATTTATCCGTTGAAGATTCTGCAGGACCTGAAATGATCAGCGGCGTACGAGCTTCGTCGACCAAGATAGAGTCACACTCATCCACGATCGCGAAGTTATGACCACGTTGAACGTAGTCATTCAAATCAAACTTCATGTTGTCACGAAGATAGTCGAAGCCCAATTCATTGTTCGTGCAGTAAGTGATATCACAAGCATACATTTGCTTACGTTGTTGGTCGTTCAAACCATGAACGATAATACCTGTCGTAAGACCCAACCAACCGTAAAGACGACCCATCCACTCAGCGTCACGACGGACAAGGTAGTCATTCACTGTCACAAGGTGAACACCTTTACCAGTAAGCGCATTCAAGTAAACCGGTAAAGTCGCCACAAGCGTCTTACCTTCACCCGTTCTCATCTCGGCAATGTTACCGCGATTAAGAACGATACCACCGATCATCTGAACATCGTAATGGCGCATTCCCAAAACACGCTTCGAAGCTTCACGACAAACCGCAAACGCCTCGGGCAAAATATCATCAACAGTTTCGCCTTTTCGAAGACGCTCTTGGAACTCTGGAGTCTTTGCTTTAAGTTGTTCATCCGTGAGAGCCGCCATCTTTGGCTCTAGGGCATTGATACGATCCACTGTAGGCTGGATCTTCTTCATTTCACGATCATGCTTCGTACCGAAAATTTTTGTAAGCGCTTGTGTAATCATAGTCTTAGAGAATAGACCCAAATCCATTAAGGCGGCAAGGTAACGTGCCATAACTAGTCTGCGTCATTCATTCGGAAAAGATACATTTCCTCGACGAAAGGTTGGCTTCGGACGACGCCTTCTTGGAGGGGAATTTAGGTGGTGTTTCTCGCTTCGTTCGGCACGCCATCCGGGCTCAGTTGCCGCCGCACTTCGTGCGGTTCGCGCCATCGTGGCGCCGGCAAAGGCCTCTCTTCGGAGACACACCACCTAAATTCCCCTCCAAGAAGGCTCGCATAAGCTAACTTTGTGGAACTTTATTTTTCCTCTTCATTCCCCGTCTTCGTCTTTGCGTCAGAGGTAGCAGCAAATAAATCATGGGATATTTTGATGACTAAAATTAAGTTGGTTTCGTCTTTTAAAAATTTTTAATTAATACTCATAGCGCTTTTTAGAAAACGCCGAAGGCCAGAAAAACCACACACGGAAGCTTTCAAAAAACTCCTACGCATTTCTTAATTTCCGCATACAAGTACATCAGTTCTTTTCCGAACAAGATTTTCTTTACACCAGATTTGCGCTTGGAAGTGGGCTTAGCCTTAAGCGATGAGTCCGAAGAAGGGCCTTCGGTGGCGCCACGATGGCGCGAACCGAGCCAAAGGCTCGGCACCGACTGAGCCTGGAAGGCGTGCCCGCCGAAGCGACTCAGCGGTTAAGGCTAAGCCCACTTCCAAGCGCAAATCCGTCGTGCGAAGGACAACTCTATGTCGAGTAATTAACCTGACGAACCCCTTCGTAAGCGGCAATAGCAACGCTCGTAGCGAGGTTTAGGCTGCGCGCTCCTTGGCCTATCATTGGGATTGTTACTGTTTGGTTTGGGTATTTTAGTAAGAGGTCGGGATCTAGGCCCTTGGTTTCTTTTCCGAAGACGAACCAGTCGCCTGGTTGGAATTTGGGTTCGAAATACGTGCGTTTTGTTTTTGTTGTGAAGAGCCAGATGCGGGATGTGTCTTCGACTTTGCTCCACCAATCTTCGAATGTGGCGTGGCGGTGCCAGGAAAGATGGGGCCAGTAATCAAGGCCGGCGCGTTTTAAGTTGGTGTCGTTGATTTCAAAACCCATTTTGCCGACCAAGTGCAGTTCGCAGTTGGTGGCAACACAGGTGCGCCCGATGTTTCCGGTGTTTTGCGGAATTTCGGGCTCGATCAGAACAATGCGGAAAAGTTTTTGCGAATCAGAACTAGGCAAGATGCTTATAAACCTCTTGGCCAAGTTTGGATAAAGCTAAACGACGACCTTTATCGACGATCAGCTCTAAGTTCATGAGTTCGCGATACAAAGTCAGGTCAATAGGAACAATCTCTCGGCCAGTCGATTTTCCTAGCTTTTGAATGTACGTGACTTGCTTTTCTGAAAGCTTCGACGTCAAAGATGGATGTTCTTCCAGAGAACGTTTCCAATCTCCGCCAGGAATCACAGCGGCATTCACCGGAAGTTTTAATGGATTTAGGAAGTAAATCCAAGCGCGGACTGGAGCCGATGAGCCTTCTGGATACACATCCACTTCTTCTCTAGAATAAAGACTCTGATCTGGATCGTGGCGGTTGTAGCCGTGGAACTCATCCATGAGGCTCAAAAGCAACTCTGAGCTTTTCAGTTCCACAAGCTGACCTGGAACCAGGTCACTGCCGGCTTTAACGATAGCCGGAAAGCCTACTTTTAAACGGTAGGCCGTCGCTTTAACGCGCGCAAGTACTGAAGATTCCAAGAAATTTTGGATCTTGTTGAAGTGAACCATGCCTTCACAAAAAGATCCGTAGACGAAAAAACGTGTTGTAGTCATTATCCCCCCCGAGTACGACAACAATAGTGGCTTTTCCTAAAAGAGGTCCCGTGTGTACCAAAAACCACAGGGCACCGCAAGCCGCTTTCTGAGCAGTTGCTCTTTTTTTCCAAGAAGTGACAGTTTCTGTTTTGCGTTATTAGCAATTAAAAAAATTAAATGACTTTAACAGTTTTTGCATTCTTGCGTGAACTTGCTATCCTCTTCACAACGTTTTCCCGAACAAAAGGTTCAATGAAAAAAATTGAGGCGATCATAAAACCCTTCAAGCTCGATGATGTCGTCGACGCACTAGCAGAAGTCGGCGTAGAAGGTATCACTGTCTCAGAAGTTCGCGGGTTCGGAAGACAAAAAGGACGTACCGAAGTCTACAAAGGCGCCGAATACGTTGTCGATTTTCTACCAAAAATAAAAATAGAAGTAGTTTTACCTGACGCTTTGATTGATAGCGCAGTGGAAGCTATTCGTAAGACTGCACACACAGGAAAAATTGGTGACGGAAAAATCTTCGTGATCCCTGTGGAGTCTGTTCTTCGCATTCGCACCGGTGAGAAGGACGAGCAGGCACTTTAGGATTGTTTTTTTAAGCAAGGCTCGGAGGCCCAAATGACCCAGATGACTGGTAAAGACGTACTGAAGTTCGCCAATGAAAAAGGCGCGAAGATGGTAGATCTCAAGTTCTGTGACATGATCGGAACTTGGCAACATTTAACTGTTCCCCTTCATCAATTGACTGATGAGACTTTCGAAAACGGCTTTGGCTTTGACGGAAGCTCCATTCGCGGATGGAGAGGCATCGAAGAATCTGACATGATCATCTTGCCGGATCCAAACACGGCGATGATGGATCCTTTCAT
Encoded proteins:
- a CDS encoding tRNA (cytidine(34)-2'-O)-methyltransferase, yielding MPSSDSQKLFRIVLIEPEIPQNTGNIGRTCVATNCELHLVGKMGFEINDTNLKRAGLDYWPHLSWHRHATFEDWWSKVEDTSRIWLFTTKTKRTYFEPKFQPGDWFVFGKETKGLDPDLLLKYPNQTVTIPMIGQGARSLNLATSVAIAAYEGVRQVNYST
- a CDS encoding gamma-glutamylcyclotransferase family protein: MTTTRFFVYGSFCEGMVHFNKIQNFLESSVLARVKATAYRLKVGFPAIVKAGSDLVPGQLVELKSSELLLSLMDEFHGYNRHDPDQSLYSREEVDVYPEGSSAPVRAWIYFLNPLKLPVNAAVIPGGDWKRSLEEHPSLTSKLSEKQVTYIQKLGKSTGREIVPIDLTLYRELMNLELIVDKGRRLALSKLGQEVYKHLA
- a CDS encoding P-II family nitrogen regulator, which translates into the protein MKKIEAIIKPFKLDDVVDALAEVGVEGITVSEVRGFGRQKGRTEVYKGAEYVVDFLPKIKIEVVLPDALIDSAVEAIRKTAHTGKIGDGKIFVIPVESVLRIRTGEKDEQAL